In Sporosarcina sp. PTS2304, a genomic segment contains:
- a CDS encoding reverse transcriptase-like protein produces MQVIIEWTYTSPKGKTAYFHSDEMPAEDAVLLAEDMERTGRVKQLIFTDTHNSSWTLKELKGYIKGIQTDPHNITLYFDGGFNWDQKNAGLGCVIYYDQNGTSYRLRKNASVTGLTSNNEAEYAALYFCLQELDLLGVHHLPIHILGDSRVVIQHLLEEWPVIEEELHNWADKIEEKMKALGLQPQYELISRKANVEADRLASQALNGVEITAISER; encoded by the coding sequence ATGCAAGTTATAATCGAATGGACATATACATCACCTAAAGGAAAGACAGCGTATTTTCATTCAGATGAAATGCCAGCAGAGGATGCAGTGTTACTCGCTGAAGACATGGAACGAACTGGACGTGTAAAACAACTTATTTTTACAGACACACATAATAGTTCCTGGACATTAAAAGAATTGAAAGGTTATATAAAAGGCATACAAACCGACCCCCATAACATTACATTATATTTCGACGGAGGTTTTAATTGGGATCAAAAGAACGCCGGACTAGGTTGCGTCATTTATTATGATCAGAATGGAACATCCTACAGGTTGCGTAAAAACGCTTCAGTTACTGGATTAACTTCGAATAACGAAGCTGAATATGCAGCACTCTACTTTTGCTTGCAAGAGCTTGATCTGCTCGGAGTCCATCACTTGCCTATTCACATACTAGGCGATTCGCGTGTCGTCATTCAGCATTTGCTGGAGGAGTGGCCGGTGATAGAAGAAGAATTACACAATTGGGCGGATAAAATTGAAGAGAAAATGAAAGCACTTGGCCTACAGCCACAGTATGAGTTAATTTCAAGAAAAGCTAACGTGGAAGCAGACAGACTAGCGAGCCAAGCTTTGAACGGTGTAGAAATTACAGCGATAAGTGAAAGATGA
- a CDS encoding carboxymuconolactone decarboxylase family protein, with translation MTEDRYQRGLEKLMELTLSGEENPAGEMEIGESFKDVAPDLTKYVVEFAFGDIYSRPGLDNKQKVLTTITALVAQGKPQIQMHIKTGLDVGLTPDEIIGCIMHLIPYTGFPSVLNALSVAQKVFAERGVAISNITEE, from the coding sequence ATGACGGAAGATCGTTATCAGCGTGGTTTGGAGAAATTGATGGAACTTACTTTGTCGGGTGAAGAAAATCCGGCAGGGGAGATGGAGATTGGAGAAAGTTTTAAAGATGTTGCGCCGGATTTAACTAAATATGTGGTGGAGTTCGCTTTTGGAGACATCTATTCGCGTCCTGGACTGGATAATAAGCAAAAAGTGCTGACGACGATTACAGCTCTTGTGGCTCAAGGGAAACCGCAGATTCAAATGCATATTAAGACCGGGCTGGATGTTGGTTTGACGCCCGATGAAATTATAGGATGCATTATGCACTTAATTCCTTACACTGGATTTCCGAGTGTCCTCAATGCTTTATCTGTTGCCCAAAAAGTTTTTGCTGAACGTGGCGTAGCTATTTCGAATATAACTGAAGAGTGA
- a CDS encoding MFS transporter yields the protein MGDHSLWSKNFICISLANFFFIITYFALLVTLPTVAISHYSSTSAVAGLFTTVYIGAAIIIRPFMGPWIKKYGKRFMLLSSLGLFTIASFLYSFFDSIPLLLTVRFIHGLGFGMATTITVAIVAEIVPESRKGEGMGYFILSTNVGMVIGPFMGLTVLDEYNLYTLFWTSACCSLIACLFGVLTRLPAEKLEEIPGGRKRSPLFEMSALPISITGAFFGMAYASVLSFMAVFAVEQGLGAESSYFFVIYVVVLLLTRPLTSRWYDQHGANAIIFPAIVSFAIGMLLLGLTTNTLLFFMAAAFIGGGWGTLFPSFQTVVLQKSKPARRPVALATFLSVFDIGISGGSLVAGVLVGVISFSSLYIFYSFYILIGLAVYYWAQNKECYG from the coding sequence GTGGGCGATCACTCTTTATGGTCTAAAAACTTCATATGTATCTCATTAGCGAATTTCTTTTTTATCATAACGTATTTCGCATTGCTTGTCACTCTGCCGACTGTTGCGATTTCGCATTATAGTTCGACGAGTGCCGTAGCCGGTTTGTTTACTACCGTTTATATCGGTGCTGCTATCATAATAAGACCGTTTATGGGACCGTGGATTAAAAAGTACGGGAAAAGGTTTATGCTTCTTTCTTCTTTAGGGCTATTTACTATCGCTTCCTTCCTCTACAGTTTCTTCGACTCGATACCACTATTGCTTACAGTCCGTTTCATACACGGATTGGGTTTTGGAATGGCTACTACCATTACAGTAGCCATCGTAGCGGAAATTGTTCCAGAATCTCGAAAAGGTGAAGGCATGGGGTATTTTATTTTATCCACTAATGTAGGAATGGTCATTGGTCCTTTTATGGGGCTTACAGTATTAGATGAATATAATTTATATACTCTATTTTGGACAAGTGCTTGCTGTTCGTTAATTGCTTGTTTGTTTGGTGTGTTGACGCGTCTTCCGGCAGAGAAGCTTGAAGAGATCCCGGGAGGACGGAAAAGATCGCCATTATTCGAAATGTCCGCATTGCCTATTTCTATAACAGGTGCTTTTTTTGGGATGGCATATGCATCCGTATTATCCTTTATGGCGGTTTTTGCGGTTGAGCAAGGCTTAGGTGCGGAGTCAAGCTATTTTTTTGTGATTTATGTAGTCGTTCTTTTGTTAACAAGACCTTTAACCAGCCGTTGGTACGATCAACATGGAGCCAATGCCATCATCTTTCCAGCAATTGTATCATTCGCGATAGGGATGTTGCTCTTGGGGTTAACGACGAATACTTTGCTATTTTTTATGGCAGCAGCATTTATAGGCGGTGGGTGGGGGACGTTATTTCCGAGTTTCCAAACGGTTGTATTGCAAAAATCTAAACCTGCACGTAGACCTGTTGCTTTGGCGACATTCTTGTCAGTTTTTGATATTGGAATTAGTGGGGGATCACTAGTAGCAGGAGTGTTGGTTGGTGTAATCAGTTTCAGTTCTTTATACATTTTTTATTCTTTCTATATACTTATCGGTCTAGCGGTTTATTATTGGGCTCAAAACAAAGAATGTTACGGATAA
- the dctP gene encoding TRAP transporter substrate-binding protein DctP, whose protein sequence is MRKIKMYRLIILMLLVVLLSACGSGGASEKGKSKTMTLNAVSFLPKDHPLTATLHDWIESVEEATEGRVKVNWRGGADVIPIGEQFEAMNSGVIDVNFTYIGQYQSLAPETLSIALSQLTPWEERENGFYDLMVERHEKMNVMYLGRWLTGSPRLWLNSPIDSVDDLKKLPVRSAPNYNRFFENLGIASAMIDPSEVYTSLQTGVVKGFVYGGFNGPRKDGWTDSSKYILDHPFWTQNCTILMNDDKWNEISAEDQEAILKATAAYEKEMVDYYTELDKEEIAELEKIGVELFKLPKSEEEKFLDLAYDSEWAFLDKEVPDLVDELKTLTTKKE, encoded by the coding sequence ATGAGAAAGATAAAAATGTATCGACTAATTATACTAATGCTTTTAGTAGTATTATTGTCAGCGTGCGGAAGTGGTGGGGCTAGTGAAAAAGGAAAGTCGAAAACAATGACATTAAATGCCGTTAGTTTTTTGCCGAAAGACCATCCGTTGACAGCTACTCTTCATGATTGGATAGAGTCTGTAGAGGAAGCAACGGAAGGGCGAGTGAAAGTGAATTGGCGTGGAGGGGCTGATGTCATTCCGATTGGCGAGCAATTTGAAGCGATGAATTCAGGTGTAATAGATGTCAATTTTACATATATCGGACAATATCAATCGCTCGCTCCTGAAACTCTCAGTATCGCTTTGTCACAATTGACACCGTGGGAAGAAAGAGAAAATGGTTTTTATGATTTAATGGTAGAGAGACATGAAAAGATGAATGTTATGTACTTGGGGCGTTGGTTGACCGGTTCTCCTAGGCTCTGGTTGAATAGTCCGATTGACAGTGTAGATGACTTGAAAAAGCTTCCGGTACGTTCAGCTCCGAACTATAATCGTTTTTTTGAAAATCTAGGAATCGCTTCTGCCATGATTGATCCTTCGGAAGTTTATACTTCTTTGCAAACTGGTGTGGTGAAAGGTTTTGTGTATGGCGGTTTTAATGGACCTAGAAAAGATGGGTGGACTGATTCGTCTAAATATATTTTAGACCATCCATTTTGGACGCAAAACTGTACGATCCTCATGAACGACGATAAATGGAATGAAATTTCTGCTGAGGATCAAGAAGCAATCCTAAAGGCAACGGCAGCCTACGAAAAAGAGATGGTAGATTATTATACAGAACTTGATAAAGAGGAAATTGCGGAACTTGAAAAGATAGGAGTTGAGCTTTTCAAACTACCAAAATCGGAAGAAGAAAAGTTTTTGGACTTAGCCTATGATTCTGAGTGGGCGTTTTTAGACAAGGAAGTACCGGACTTGGTGGATGAGCTGAAAACGTTAACTACAAAAAAAGAGTAA
- a CDS encoding TRAP transporter large permease subunit: MEWWSVLALVFGSMFFLFMIGLPIAFSFLTINIVGVILLWNGEAGLNQLILNIFSSISKFSLLPIPMFILMGEIMFRTGLGFKVFDAVGKWFGNLPGRLSIVAVGSGTLFSVLSGSSVASTALLGSLLVPDMQKKGYSPAMTVGPILGSAGLATMIPPTALGILLASLASIPVGHFLFAIVIPGLLLAVIFVLYIIIRCYLQPELAPAYTVEKVSLTEKLLGTVKYILPLGLIVFLLLGVIILGIATPTQSAVLGALGTVVLSYFYGGLTWSKFWDSLSGTLRSSVMIFMIIIGSTTFGQILSFTGVTQGLVQLVGNLQYQPIVILILIQIVLLLLGCFMEPLSIMMMTLPILMPIANAMGFDPLWFGAIMLLNMQVATITPPFGMDLFAMKAVIPKDSISMKEIYKGVVPFILLNLAVMVLMIIFPSLTLWLPSFVK, encoded by the coding sequence ATGGAGTGGTGGAGTGTTTTAGCGCTCGTATTTGGAAGTATGTTTTTTTTATTCATGATTGGTTTACCGATCGCATTCTCCTTTTTAACGATAAATATTGTAGGTGTCATACTATTATGGAACGGTGAAGCGGGACTGAATCAACTTATTTTAAATATATTTTCATCTATTTCCAAATTCTCTTTATTGCCTATACCGATGTTCATCTTAATGGGAGAAATTATGTTTCGGACAGGGTTAGGTTTTAAAGTATTTGATGCGGTAGGAAAGTGGTTCGGAAACCTTCCGGGTAGGTTAAGTATCGTAGCTGTTGGAAGTGGGACATTGTTTTCAGTTTTAAGTGGCTCGAGTGTTGCAAGTACTGCTTTACTCGGCTCGTTATTAGTGCCGGATATGCAGAAAAAAGGGTATAGCCCTGCGATGACTGTTGGACCAATCTTAGGGAGTGCTGGTCTTGCTACTATGATACCACCAACTGCATTAGGTATATTACTTGCTTCTCTTGCTTCGATCCCAGTAGGACATTTTTTATTTGCTATTGTTATTCCGGGATTATTGTTAGCTGTAATATTTGTTCTGTACATTATTATTAGATGCTATTTGCAGCCTGAGTTAGCTCCAGCGTATACCGTCGAAAAAGTGTCGTTAACTGAGAAGTTATTAGGCACAGTAAAGTATATTTTGCCACTTGGGTTGATCGTGTTCTTATTATTAGGAGTGATCATCCTTGGAATTGCTACACCAACTCAAAGTGCTGTTTTAGGAGCGTTGGGAACGGTAGTACTTTCTTATTTTTACGGTGGTCTAACTTGGTCGAAGTTTTGGGATTCACTTTCTGGTACGTTAAGATCTAGTGTTATGATTTTTATGATTATTATTGGTTCAACTACATTCGGTCAAATTTTAAGTTTTACAGGCGTCACACAAGGTCTCGTACAATTAGTAGGGAACTTGCAGTATCAGCCAATTGTTATTTTGATACTTATTCAGATTGTATTGTTGTTACTTGGCTGTTTTATGGAGCCTTTATCAATTATGATGATGACGCTACCAATACTGATGCCGATCGCAAATGCAATGGGTTTCGATCCATTATGGTTTGGTGCAATTATGCTTCTGAATATGCAAGTAGCTACGATCACCCCACCTTTTGGCATGGATCTTTTTGCGATGAAAGCAGTAATACCGAAAGACTCTATATCGATGAAGGAAATTTATAAAGGCGTTGTTCCCTTTATACTATTGAATTTGGCGGTTATGGTATTAATGATTATTTTCCCGTCACTTACTCTATGGTTACCAAGCTTTGTAAAGTAA
- a CDS encoding TRAP transporter small permease: protein MAILGRIVIVIISLLIIVDIVSLKFFSYQFSWTLEVSEYLLVFLTFFGVAWLLREDGHIKLDLLLNRLSEKNRTRMEIVNSCIGVIISIVITFYGFMAVWSLHTRGIKTETILEIPRSLLIIIIPIGFFFVFIQFLRNLLSSINKLRLTSEEDRR from the coding sequence ATGGCTATTTTAGGAAGAATTGTTATCGTCATAATTAGTTTATTAATCATTGTGGATATTGTTTCATTAAAGTTTTTTAGCTATCAATTTTCTTGGACATTGGAAGTTTCGGAATATCTATTAGTTTTCTTAACATTTTTCGGTGTCGCCTGGTTATTACGGGAAGATGGACATATTAAGCTAGACCTTTTATTGAATAGACTGAGCGAAAAAAATAGAACGCGAATGGAGATAGTAAATTCTTGTATAGGAGTTATCATTTCGATAGTCATTACATTTTATGGATTTATGGCGGTTTGGAGCTTACACACTAGAGGAATAAAAACTGAAACCATTTTGGAAATTCCGCGCTCTTTGCTTATAATCATTATCCCGATTGGATTTTTCTTCGTTTTTATTCAATTTCTTCGAAACCTTTTATCTTCGATTAATAAGCTTAGATTAACGAGTGAGGAAGATAGGAGGTAA
- a CDS encoding amidase, whose product MNNLLFESIEKVSSLVREKKVSPVELTKLSIEQISKYNPVLKAFITVMEKEAMQQAQVLEDEAQSGVIRGPLHGIPISIKDLLQTKGVLTTGGSKIFNEWIPDEDATSVQRMKEAGAIIIGKANLHEFAMGATTENPHYGSARNPWNLSKIPGGSSGGSAIATATGMSFGSVGTDTAGSVRLPAAMCGTVGFKPTYGLVSRHGGFSFSWSLDHVGPMTRTVKDAAIMLDAMKGYDSKDHSSVKKDHSVYFQDSLKNLKGVTLGFYEPYMYSGIDLDVKCVIENAFDQLRLLGAKIVPIDLPRINEALDGLKTIAQSEVVSFHNPLLKNHAELYGDDLKFRFQFGRDISASSYLQAQRIRKQFIESTMKQMEGIDALVGPTNVQSPFEIGSMVPEQAISNMFTLGKTPLANILGFPALSVACGFTEGRLPVGLQLIGKPFTDQRILQIGDCYEKSERWVDALKTNTNYLEVNSL is encoded by the coding sequence ATGAATAATCTTCTATTTGAAAGTATTGAAAAGGTAAGTTCGTTAGTTCGTGAGAAGAAAGTATCTCCTGTTGAATTAACAAAGTTATCTATTGAACAAATAAGTAAATACAATCCAGTATTAAAAGCATTTATAACAGTAATGGAAAAGGAAGCTATGCAACAAGCCCAAGTATTAGAAGATGAAGCACAAAGCGGTGTTATACGCGGTCCGTTACATGGTATTCCTATTTCAATCAAAGACCTTTTGCAAACAAAAGGAGTGCTTACAACGGGTGGATCCAAAATTTTTAACGAGTGGATACCAGATGAAGATGCTACTTCTGTACAAAGAATGAAGGAAGCAGGTGCAATTATTATAGGTAAGGCAAACCTTCATGAATTTGCTATGGGAGCAACAACGGAAAATCCCCACTATGGAAGTGCGAGGAATCCGTGGAATCTCTCGAAAATACCAGGTGGTTCTAGTGGAGGATCGGCAATTGCCACTGCGACAGGAATGTCTTTTGGTTCGGTTGGAACAGATACAGCTGGTTCCGTTCGTCTGCCGGCCGCGATGTGTGGAACAGTAGGATTTAAACCGACGTATGGACTCGTCAGTAGACATGGTGGATTTTCATTCAGTTGGTCATTAGATCATGTAGGACCAATGACGAGAACTGTAAAAGATGCTGCAATTATGCTAGACGCTATGAAAGGTTATGACTCTAAAGATCATTCTTCAGTAAAAAAGGATCATTCAGTCTACTTTCAAGACTCTTTGAAAAATTTAAAAGGTGTTACATTAGGTTTTTATGAGCCTTATATGTATTCCGGAATTGACTTAGACGTAAAATGTGTGATCGAAAATGCTTTTGATCAATTAAGATTGCTTGGAGCTAAAATAGTTCCGATTGACTTACCTAGAATCAATGAAGCGCTAGATGGATTAAAAACCATTGCTCAATCAGAAGTTGTTTCTTTCCATAATCCGTTATTAAAAAACCATGCCGAGTTATATGGAGATGACTTAAAATTCCGCTTCCAATTTGGCCGTGATATTTCAGCTTCTTCCTATTTACAAGCTCAGCGTATTAGAAAACAGTTCATAGAAAGTACTATGAAGCAAATGGAAGGAATCGATGCACTCGTTGGACCAACGAATGTTCAATCGCCATTTGAAATAGGGTCGATGGTTCCTGAACAAGCCATTAGTAATATGTTTACGCTTGGCAAGACTCCACTTGCTAACATTTTAGGATTTCCGGCGCTTTCTGTTGCCTGCGGTTTTACGGAAGGGCGACTCCCTGTCGGACTTCAGTTGATCGGCAAACCGTTTACTGATCAACGAATACTTCAAATAGGCGATTGTTACGAAAAGTCTGAACGATGGGTAGACGCGCTGAAAACGAATACTAACTATCTGGAAGTGAATTCATTATAG
- a CDS encoding TRAP transporter large permease encodes MDMNIIAVLGILSLFLFMFLRMPISFSMFIVGFIGLIVAVSSKAAFNVLSADLWNQFSSYSLSVIPLYILMGEIVFRTGITEKMFESAYKWVGHFRGGMASTTILASAGFASICGSNSATAATMGTMALPELDKYKYDKALSTGSIATGGTLGIIIPPSTVLIVLALQMEVSVRSLFVASIIPGIFLTALLVITVISLCAKSPELGPAGEKSTMKERLLSLVGVIPVMVLFIFVIGGLFFGFFTPTESGAFGAFGALIISLVMKKINRKNFQAAMAGTLRSSSMVLMLVVGALVFGRFLTVTRLPYAVAEWVTNLPVPSVFVLIAILIVYVIGGSIMDALGFLIISIPIFYPTIIALGYDPVWFAVLLCVVTSMGAITPPVGVNVFVVQGLTKDTPITTVFKGASYFLVAYVAFIALLIMFPQIILFLV; translated from the coding sequence ATGGACATGAATATAATAGCGGTACTTGGAATTTTATCATTGTTTTTATTTATGTTCCTAAGGATGCCTATTAGTTTTTCCATGTTTATCGTTGGCTTTATCGGTCTCATTGTCGCCGTTTCTTCAAAAGCGGCGTTTAATGTGCTAAGTGCTGATTTATGGAATCAATTCTCCAGCTATTCTTTAAGTGTTATTCCTCTTTATATTTTAATGGGAGAAATAGTCTTCAGAACAGGAATAACGGAAAAGATGTTCGAGTCTGCATATAAATGGGTTGGTCATTTTCGTGGAGGAATGGCTAGTACGACGATTTTGGCAAGTGCAGGATTTGCTTCAATTTGTGGATCCAATTCAGCGACAGCTGCAACGATGGGTACAATGGCTTTACCGGAATTGGATAAATACAAATACGATAAAGCTTTAAGTACGGGGAGCATCGCAACTGGCGGTACACTTGGTATTATTATTCCACCAAGTACTGTATTAATCGTTTTGGCATTACAAATGGAAGTGTCCGTTAGATCGTTATTTGTGGCGAGTATCATACCAGGTATTTTCTTGACTGCGCTTCTCGTCATAACGGTTATTTCGTTATGTGCAAAATCTCCGGAACTTGGCCCAGCAGGGGAAAAGTCTACTATGAAAGAAAGGCTTTTATCATTAGTCGGGGTTATCCCTGTCATGGTTCTATTTATTTTTGTAATTGGAGGACTGTTTTTCGGTTTCTTTACACCGACTGAATCAGGCGCGTTTGGTGCATTTGGTGCACTTATTATTTCTTTAGTAATGAAGAAGATTAATAGAAAAAATTTCCAGGCTGCGATGGCTGGTACTCTTCGTTCATCGTCCATGGTATTAATGCTTGTAGTAGGCGCGTTAGTGTTTGGGCGTTTCTTAACGGTTACGAGACTTCCGTATGCTGTAGCTGAATGGGTAACAAACCTTCCAGTGCCTTCAGTGTTCGTATTAATCGCCATACTTATTGTGTATGTGATCGGTGGATCGATTATGGATGCATTAGGATTCTTGATCATTTCGATTCCAATTTTCTATCCGACAATTATAGCTCTTGGTTATGATCCTGTTTGGTTCGCTGTCCTTCTATGTGTTGTAACAAGCATGGGTGCCATTACACCACCAGTTGGGGTGAATGTCTTCGTTGTCCAAGGATTGACCAAAGATACTCCTATAACTACTGTGTTTAAAGGAGCATCTTATTTTCTAGTTGCATATGTAGCATTTATAGCGTTGCTCATCATGTTCCCGCAAATTATATTATTTCTGGTGTAA
- a CDS encoding TRAP transporter small permease — MRNDQLVEFNIESASLIEHDYEETPTSSSNVFFKFTDYLNQFLAIIAGTALLLMMLLIVFNSIKRIFSDPISGTVEIVSWLGAITGIFALGYTQLNKGHVYIDMVLEKFPRLAQKTIHTCMNVLSAVFFSLAAWQLFLFGLKLQSDGIVSQTIQFSFYPLVILSSIGFIGLVLAILKEIVMIWKEAS; from the coding sequence ATGAGAAACGATCAACTAGTTGAATTCAATATTGAAAGCGCTTCCCTCATCGAACATGATTATGAAGAAACACCCACCTCTTCATCTAATGTATTCTTTAAGTTTACAGACTACTTAAATCAATTTCTGGCTATTATTGCGGGCACTGCTCTGCTACTAATGATGTTATTGATTGTGTTTAATTCTATTAAGCGAATTTTCTCGGATCCGATTTCAGGAACGGTTGAAATTGTAAGTTGGCTTGGGGCAATCACAGGTATTTTTGCCCTAGGTTATACTCAACTGAATAAAGGTCATGTCTATATAGATATGGTATTAGAAAAGTTCCCACGCTTAGCGCAAAAGACCATTCATACATGTATGAACGTGTTGAGTGCAGTTTTTTTCTCTTTGGCTGCTTGGCAATTATTTTTATTTGGTCTGAAATTGCAAAGTGATGGGATTGTTTCTCAAACAATCCAATTTTCATTTTATCCTCTTGTTATTCTGAGTTCTATCGGTTTTATTGGATTAGTTTTAGCGATCTTGAAGGAAATAGTAATGATTTGGAAGGAGGCATCCTAA
- the dctP gene encoding TRAP transporter substrate-binding protein, producing the protein MKRLILTMSLIVLMMILAACGGNDGNASAKSNKDVIKLSYAFFAPPNTFPAIQMEEWKKRLEERTNGKVQVDLFAGGTLLEANNMYDGVENGTADIGLTSTSYEPGRFPLLSISDMPSGYKNATVASNVTADLVNEYPPEALDNFKIITTFATEPAYIQSKKAIASLSDLKGKQLRIAGALAPIMSELGAAPVGMSQAEVPEALQTGIVEGYVSSREILKDSKLAEVVGYVTDYPLALNTFIAVMNKDTWDSLPEDVQQVIEELNSEMTEFTGEYLDNHVQESLDWSKESEGLEVVELSADEKQKWDKKLSDMQKEVVEQLQTEGLPAEEYLQTMEELIEKYNNAK; encoded by the coding sequence ATGAAGAGGTTAATCCTGACAATGTCTTTAATTGTATTGATGATGATATTAGCTGCATGTGGTGGAAATGATGGAAACGCAAGCGCTAAAAGTAATAAAGACGTAATTAAGTTGAGTTATGCTTTCTTTGCCCCGCCCAATACATTTCCAGCTATCCAGATGGAAGAATGGAAAAAACGTCTAGAAGAAAGAACGAATGGAAAAGTACAAGTCGATTTATTTGCGGGCGGAACGTTGCTTGAGGCGAACAATATGTATGATGGAGTGGAAAACGGAACAGCTGATATAGGATTAACTTCTACGTCTTATGAGCCAGGCAGATTCCCGTTGCTGTCAATTTCAGATATGCCATCAGGCTATAAGAATGCAACAGTCGCTAGTAATGTAACAGCTGATCTAGTCAATGAATATCCACCGGAAGCTCTTGATAACTTTAAGATCATCACTACATTTGCTACCGAGCCAGCATATATCCAAAGTAAAAAAGCAATTGCTTCTTTAAGTGATCTTAAAGGAAAGCAGTTACGTATAGCTGGAGCTTTAGCGCCGATTATGTCTGAACTGGGTGCTGCGCCTGTTGGAATGTCTCAAGCGGAGGTACCTGAAGCTTTACAAACAGGTATCGTAGAGGGGTATGTTTCTTCTCGTGAAATTCTTAAGGATTCCAAACTCGCAGAAGTTGTAGGGTACGTAACGGATTATCCATTAGCTTTAAATACATTCATAGCAGTGATGAATAAAGACACATGGGATTCGCTACCAGAAGATGTTCAACAAGTGATCGAAGAACTAAATTCTGAAATGACAGAGTTTACCGGAGAATACTTGGATAATCATGTTCAAGAATCTCTTGATTGGAGTAAAGAAAGCGAAGGTCTTGAAGTGGTAGAACTCTCGGCTGATGAAAAGCAGAAGTGGGATAAAAAGCTTAGCGATATGCAAAAGGAAGTAGTGGAGCAATTACAAACAGAAGGACTTCCAGCAGAAGAATATTTACAAACAATGGAAGAGCTAATTGAAAAGTACAATAATGCTAAGTAA
- a CDS encoding SDR family NAD(P)-dependent oxidoreductase — MIVQNKTAKQVAIVTGAGQGLGLAIAEKFLSEGKCVVFIDINEQLLQDVKTSSLVSPSNSSRTMFLPVDVSDVQAIKNSVKKVVEHWGRIDILVNNAGVRKETSVEDITEDEWNLILSVNLGGTFFFSQAVLDMMKQQQSGRIVNISSYGGQAGPLSSGAHYCASKAGQLVLTKSFARSLAGQGITVNSIAPAAINTPEMDTIDPEKLEKMKESIPVQRFGEADEVAQLVSYLSSEAASYITGATFDINGGLFMR; from the coding sequence ATGATTGTGCAAAACAAAACGGCAAAACAAGTAGCTATCGTAACAGGCGCTGGCCAAGGATTAGGTTTAGCTATTGCTGAAAAATTTCTTTCAGAAGGAAAATGCGTAGTGTTCATTGATATCAATGAACAGTTACTTCAAGATGTCAAAACGTCAAGCTTAGTTAGTCCATCCAACTCTTCTCGAACGATGTTTTTACCTGTCGATGTATCAGATGTACAGGCTATTAAAAACAGTGTGAAAAAAGTAGTGGAACATTGGGGTCGAATTGATATTTTAGTAAATAACGCTGGAGTTAGAAAAGAGACTTCTGTAGAAGATATAACAGAAGATGAATGGAATCTAATTTTATCAGTCAATCTTGGCGGAACTTTTTTCTTTTCACAAGCCGTACTTGATATGATGAAACAACAACAAAGTGGGCGCATCGTCAATATTTCCTCTTATGGTGGACAGGCAGGGCCTCTTTCGTCAGGAGCACATTATTGTGCCTCCAAAGCAGGACAACTTGTACTCACGAAATCTTTTGCCAGATCTTTAGCGGGGCAAGGAATAACAGTTAATTCCATTGCGCCTGCAGCGATAAATACCCCAGAAATGGATACGATTGACCCCGAAAAATTAGAAAAAATGAAAGAAAGTATACCCGTACAACGGTTTGGTGAAGCGGACGAAGTGGCTCAGCTAGTTTCTTATCTATCGTCAGAAGCTGCGAGTTATATTACGGGTGCCACATTCGACATAAATGGCGGTTTATTTATGAGATAG